The following proteins are encoded in a genomic region of Numenius arquata chromosome 28, bNumArq3.hap1.1, whole genome shotgun sequence:
- the LOC141476144 gene encoding E3 ubiquitin-protein ligase TRIM39-like: MIDAAKRLNLQPDREVEGGENLCEEHQEPLKLFCQDDKRLICMVCDRGQRETLSHSLDISPELEQKFDDFTEKNSSIKELLEKFQAQMTLDPETAHPMLYLSEDCKFVWWEGCYQDVPSNPERFKFDPCVLGSRGFTSGWHCWDVDVNREGIWAIGVAKESVPRDRWLQLKPDKGIWALRHYQNGYMALTSPDLTPLTLHSVPKWIRICLDYEEGRVVFFNAESKERIFAFPPASFQGERVFPWFMVMWHAQLKLLP; encoded by the exons ATGATTGATGCAGCCAAGAGATTGAACCTGCAACCAgacagagaggtggaaggaggggagaacttGTGCGAGGAGcaccaggaacccctgaagctcttctgccaagacGACAAAAGGCTTATCTGCATGGTGTGTGACAG gggccagagggaaacGCTCTCCCACTCCCTCGATATTTCCCCGGAGCTGGAACAGAAATTCGATGATTTCACTGAGAAGAACTCATCCATCAAGGAACTTCTGGAGAAATTCCAAG cacagatgacGCTGGACCCGGAGACGGCCCACCCCATGCTTTATCTCTCGGAAGACTGCAAGTTCGTGTGGTGGGAAGGCTGTTACCAGGACGTGCCCTCCAACCCAGAGAGGTTCAAATTCGATCCCTGTGTGCTGGGCTCGAGGGGCTTCACATCGGGGTGGCACTGCTGGGACGTGGACGTCAATCGAGAAGGCATTTGGGCCATtggggtggccaaggagtcagtTCCAAGGGACCGTTGGTTGCAACTGAAGCCCGATAAGGGGATATGGGCTCTGCGTCATTACCAAAATGGGTACATGGCTCTGACATCTCCTGATCTCACCCCCTTGACTCTACACAGTGTCCCCAAGTGGATACGAATCTGCTTGGACTACGAGgaagggagggtggtgttttttaATGCTGAGAGCAAAGAACGGATCTTTGCTTTTCCGCCGGCgtctttccaaggggagagagtcttcccATGGTTCATGGTGATGTGGCATGCTCAACTCAAACTTCTTCCCTaa
- the LOC141476145 gene encoding E3 ubiquitin-protein ligase TRIM7-like → MIDAAKRMNLQRDREVEEGENLCEEHQEPLKLFCQDDKRLICMVCDRSKVHRDHSVVPVGEAVQEYKDIRTTLCRGQRETLSHSFHISLELEKKFSDFTEKSATINGLLEKFQDFLKFEFPLTTQVTLDPETANPRLYLSEDCKLVWWDRREQDLPSNPERFTFMPFVLGSRGFTSGWHCWDVEVHRKGIWAIGVAKESIPRDLGLCVKVDEGIWALRYNGSGYVALTSPDDTPLTLRSVPKRIRICLDYEEGRVVFFDAESKERIFAFPPASFQGERVFPWFMVMEDAQLKLLPEGTGQKNPKATNLPLGKKPRAF, encoded by the exons ATGATTGATGCAGCCAAGAGGATGAACCTGCAACGGGACAGAGAGGTGGAAGAAGGGGAGAACTTGTGTGAGGAGcaccaggaacccctgaagctcttctgccaagacGACAAAAGGCTTATCTGCATGGTGTGTGACAGGTCCAAGGTGCACCgtgaccattctgtggttcccgtGGGCGAGGCTGTccaggagtacaag gacaTCAGAACCACCTTGTgcag gggccagagggaaacGCTCTCCCACTCATTTCATATTTCcctggagctggaaaagaaattctctgatttCACTGAGAAATCCGCAACCATCAATGGACTTCTGGAGAAATTCCAAG atTTCCTGAAGTTCGAGTTTCCTTTGACAA cACAGGTGACGCTGGACCCAGAGACAGCCAACCCCAGGCTTTATCTCTCGGAAGACTGCAAGCTCGTGTGGTGGGATCGCCGTGAGCAGGACCTGCCCTCCAACCCGGAGAGGTTCACATTCATGCCCTTTGTGCTGGGCTCACGGGGCTTCACATCGGGGTGGCACTGCTGGGACGTGGAGGTCCACAGAAAAGGCATTTGGGCCATcggggtggccaaggagtcgaTTCCAAGGGACCTTGGGTTGTGCGTGAAGGTCGATGAAGGGATATGGGCTCTGCGTTATAACGGAAGTGGGTACGTGGCTCTGACCTCTCCTGATGACACCCCCTTGACTCTACGCAGTGTCCCCAAGCGGATACGAATCTGCTTGGACTATGAGgaagggagggtggtgttttttgaTGCCGAGAGCAAAGAACGGATCTTTGCTTTTCCGCCGGCAtctttccaaggggagagagtcttcccgtggttcatggtgatggaggatgctcaACTCAAACTTCTTCCCGAAGgcacaggacaaaaaaaccccaaagccaccaacttacccttgggaaagaaaccaaggg CGTTTTGa